A single window of Pseudomonadota bacterium DNA harbors:
- the nadD gene encoding nicotinate-nucleotide adenylyltransferase: protein MTAVGILGGTFDPIHHGHLRLALEMATALELAAVRLLPLHAPPHREPPIARPELRLRMILAAIEGQGTLLADDREIQRQGISYTVDTLAELRREHAEVPLCLILGMDAFLSLATWRHWEQIIELAHIAVAHRLDAAPSTPAVLSEFLERHRTGDPKDLHRARAGRVYFAAIPVIEISASGIRKRIAAGGNVHFLLPEPVLQLIHRYGLYRTANIL from the coding sequence ATGACGGCCGTAGGCATCCTCGGAGGCACCTTCGATCCCATCCATCATGGCCACCTGCGCTTGGCGCTGGAAATGGCCACCGCGCTCGAGCTGGCGGCCGTACGCCTGCTACCCTTGCATGCCCCGCCGCACAGAGAGCCGCCGATCGCCCGTCCCGAGCTGCGCCTGCGGATGATCCTGGCCGCGATCGAGGGTCAAGGGACACTGCTCGCCGATGACCGGGAGATCCAGCGCCAGGGGATTTCATATACCGTGGACACACTCGCCGAGCTCCGCCGCGAGCACGCCGAGGTTCCGCTGTGCCTGATTCTCGGGATGGACGCATTCCTGAGTCTGGCCACCTGGCGCCACTGGGAGCAGATCATCGAGCTCGCCCATATCGCGGTCGCTCATCGCCTCGACGCCGCCCCCTCGACCCCTGCCGTATTATCCGAATTCTTGGAGCGGCACCGAACCGGCGATCCCAAGGACCTGCATCGAGCTCGCGCCGGCCGCGTCTACTTCGCCGCGATCCCGGTGATCGAGATCTCCGCCTCCGGCATTCGTAAACGCATCGCCGCCGGAGGTAACGTGCATTTTTTGCTACCGGAACCGGTGCTGCAATTGATCCACCGCTACGGTCTTTACAGAACCGCTAATATTCTATGA
- the rlmH gene encoding 23S rRNA (pseudouridine(1915)-N(3))-methyltransferase RlmH yields the protein MRIHLLCVTHRVPAWVKAAFEEYAKRLPPSCRLGLVEIRATRRHASADPHHVREEEASRLLKAVPGGAGIVALDEHGEAWTTPELARHLSSWTQASNDVALLIGGADGLARRCLQQANHVWSLSALTLPHALVRVIVAEQIYRAWSLLQHHPYHRAACAPRSI from the coding sequence ATGCGCATCCACCTCCTCTGCGTCACGCATCGCGTACCGGCGTGGGTGAAAGCCGCGTTCGAGGAATATGCGAAGCGACTCCCGCCGAGTTGCCGGCTCGGGCTGGTCGAGATAAGAGCAACGCGCCGTCACGCTAGCGCGGATCCGCATCACGTGCGCGAGGAGGAGGCCTCGCGCTTGCTGAAGGCAGTCCCGGGTGGCGCCGGAATCGTTGCTCTCGACGAACACGGCGAAGCCTGGACCACGCCCGAGCTCGCGCGGCACCTCAGTTCCTGGACCCAAGCCTCGAACGACGTCGCCCTCTTGATCGGCGGCGCCGACGGTCTGGCGCGACGTTGCTTGCAACAGGCCAACCACGTGTGGTCGCTGTCGGCGTTAACCTTGCCGCACGCCCTGGTGCGCGTCATCGTCGCCGAGCAAATCTACCGGGCGTGGAGCCTATTGCAACATCATCCCTACCATCGGGCAGCGTGCGCGCCGCGCTCTATCTGA
- a CDS encoding glycosyltransferase family 4 protein has product MKVAIVHDWLVVYAGAERVLEQLLNMFPDADLFAVVDFLPDGLRHFIQRKPVRTTFIQALPLARKKYRNYLPFMPLAIEQLDLSKYDLILSSSHAVSKGVLTGPDQLHISYVHSPIRYAWDLQHQYLKESGLERGGRSWVARWLLHKIRLWDIRTANGVDAFVANSRFVARRIRKTYRREATVVYPPVDVARFTLQEQKDDFYLTASRMVPYKKVDLIVEAFSKMPENKLVVIGDGPDFDKVKLTAGGNVTLLGYQTSEVLIDYMQRAKAFVFAAEEDFGIAPVEAQACGTPVIAFGKGGALETVRGLDHKSPTGLFFLEQSVPALIEAVERFETQNFIPSVCRENALRFAPERFREELKAVIDKEIRLFKGSLA; this is encoded by the coding sequence GGTTGTGTATGCTGGTGCCGAGCGCGTATTGGAGCAGCTATTAAACATGTTTCCAGATGCTGATCTCTTTGCCGTGGTCGACTTTCTTCCCGATGGGCTCAGGCATTTTATTCAGCGCAAACCCGTTAGAACGACTTTCATCCAAGCTTTACCGTTAGCAAGAAAGAAATATCGTAACTACCTTCCGTTCATGCCCTTAGCAATCGAACAGTTGGACCTTTCAAAATATGACCTCATTCTATCGAGTTCCCATGCAGTATCGAAAGGGGTGCTCACCGGGCCGGATCAGCTCCACATATCATATGTCCATTCTCCGATTCGGTATGCATGGGACTTGCAGCACCAATACCTCAAGGAGTCGGGACTTGAACGAGGAGGGAGAAGTTGGGTCGCGAGATGGTTGTTACACAAGATACGGCTTTGGGATATTCGCACAGCCAATGGTGTAGACGCGTTCGTCGCTAATTCGCGGTTTGTCGCCCGGCGCATTCGCAAGACCTATCGGCGCGAGGCGACGGTGGTGTATCCTCCCGTTGACGTTGCAAGGTTTACCCTGCAGGAACAGAAAGATGATTTTTACCTCACCGCGTCTCGAATGGTGCCGTACAAGAAAGTCGATTTGATTGTCGAGGCCTTTTCTAAGATGCCGGAGAATAAATTGGTGGTGATCGGTGATGGGCCTGATTTTGATAAGGTAAAACTTACGGCTGGAGGTAACGTCACCCTACTGGGTTACCAAACTTCCGAGGTGCTCATAGACTATATGCAGCGGGCCAAAGCCTTTGTATTCGCCGCGGAGGAGGATTTCGGTATTGCGCCTGTCGAAGCCCAGGCCTGCGGTACGCCCGTGATCGCTTTTGGCAAAGGCGGGGCGCTTGAGACGGTACGGGGCCTCGATCACAAGAGCCCGACGGGGTTGTTTTTTCTTGAACAGAGCGTCCCTGCCTTAATCGAAGCGGTAGAGCGTTTTGAGACCCAGAATTTTATTCCCTCTGTATGCCGTGAGAATGCCCTGCGTTTCGCTCCGGAGCGATTCCGAGAAGAACTAAAGGCAGTAATTGACAAAGAGATACGGTTATTTAAAGGTAGCTTAGCCTAG
- the rsfS gene encoding ribosome silencing factor — MNPQQLADLVTTALADIKAFDIEVLDVHEMTGITDFMVIASGRSNRQVKAMAGKVVDAARAAGIKPLGIEGEGQAEWVLVDLGDVVVHAMQPATRDFYQLEKLWSPVEESRKPLSGTHPAVS; from the coding sequence ATGAATCCCCAACAACTCGCCGATCTCGTAACCACGGCATTAGCAGACATCAAAGCCTTTGATATCGAGGTTCTCGACGTACACGAGATGACCGGCATCACCGATTTCATGGTGATCGCCAGCGGCCGCTCAAACCGCCAGGTCAAAGCCATGGCCGGCAAGGTCGTGGACGCGGCGCGCGCCGCGGGAATCAAACCCCTCGGAATCGAGGGCGAGGGCCAAGCCGAATGGGTCTTGGTCGATCTCGGCGATGTGGTCGTACACGCGATGCAACCCGCGACCCGGGACTTCTATCAGTTGGAAAAACTCTGGAGCCCGGTCGAAGAGAGCCGCAAGCCCCTCTCGGGCACCCACCCCGCGGTTTCCTGA
- a CDS encoding glutamate-5-semialdehyde dehydrogenase has protein sequence MAVPQPLNIQAYMQDVGRRARAASWAMARAATALKNAALTGIAETIESNQQALIEANGRDLAAGAGAGLDTALLDRLELNPARVRAMAARLREIAALPDPVGEITGLQYRPSGIQVGRMRVPLGVIGIIYESRPNVTADVAGLTLKSGNAVILRGGSEALHSNQAIASCVHEGLAASGLPHDAAQLIETTDRAAVGELLRMKDFVDVIVPRGGKGLVARISEEARVPVIKHLDGVCHVYIDERADLDKAVAVAINAKTQRYGTCNAMETLLVAEAVAPDAFGRLGPMYREKGVELRGCRITCRLLPYAVPAAEDDWYAEYLGPILAVRVVRDLDQAIDHIRRYGSQHTDAIVTEDLTRARRFLSEVDSSSVMVNASTRFADGYEYGLGAEVGISTDKLHARGPVGLEGLTSQKFIVIGDGHVRK, from the coding sequence ATGGCGGTTCCTCAGCCCTTAAACATTCAAGCTTACATGCAGGACGTCGGGCGCCGCGCGCGCGCTGCGTCCTGGGCGATGGCCCGTGCCGCGACCGCGCTTAAGAACGCGGCCCTGACCGGCATCGCCGAAACCATTGAAAGCAACCAGCAAGCGCTGATTGAGGCCAATGGGCGGGATCTGGCGGCCGGCGCCGGCGCCGGGTTGGACACCGCATTGCTCGATCGATTGGAACTCAACCCGGCGCGAGTGCGGGCGATGGCGGCCCGGTTGCGCGAAATCGCCGCTCTGCCGGATCCCGTGGGCGAGATCACCGGCTTGCAATACCGCCCCTCGGGGATTCAGGTCGGGCGCATGCGGGTGCCGCTGGGGGTCATCGGCATCATCTATGAGTCGCGTCCGAACGTTACCGCCGACGTCGCGGGTCTGACCCTGAAATCTGGGAACGCCGTGATCCTGCGCGGCGGCTCCGAGGCCTTGCATTCAAACCAGGCCATCGCATCCTGCGTCCATGAGGGATTGGCCGCCAGCGGGCTGCCGCACGATGCCGCGCAGCTCATCGAGACCACGGATCGCGCCGCGGTCGGCGAGCTTCTGCGCATGAAGGACTTCGTCGATGTGATCGTGCCGCGCGGGGGTAAGGGACTCGTCGCGCGCATCAGCGAAGAGGCGCGCGTTCCCGTGATCAAACACCTCGACGGGGTGTGTCACGTCTATATCGACGAGCGCGCCGATCTCGACAAGGCGGTCGCCGTGGCTATCAACGCCAAGACCCAGCGCTACGGCACCTGCAACGCCATGGAGACCTTGCTGGTAGCCGAAGCAGTGGCGCCGGACGCCTTCGGGCGTTTGGGCCCGATGTATCGGGAGAAAGGCGTGGAGCTGCGGGGTTGCCGAATCACCTGTCGCCTGTTGCCTTATGCGGTCCCGGCCGCCGAGGATGATTGGTATGCGGAGTACCTGGGACCGATCCTCGCCGTGCGCGTGGTGCGCGATCTCGACCAGGCGATCGACCACATTCGCCGCTACGGCTCCCAGCATACCGACGCCATCGTGACCGAAGATCTCACCCGCGCCCGCCGGTTTCTTAGCGAGGTCGATTCCAGCTCCGTGATGGTGAACGCCTCGACCCGTTTCGCCGATGGCTACGAATACGGGCTCGGCGCCGAAGTCGGGATCAGCACCGATAAACTCCACGCCCGCGGGCCGGTGGGCCTCGAAGGACTCACGTCGCAGAAGTTTATCGTGATCGGAGACGGCCACGTTCGCAAGTAA